Genomic DNA from Lagenorhynchus albirostris chromosome 20, mLagAlb1.1, whole genome shotgun sequence:
CGCTGCCGCCCTCGCTGTCGCAGGTCGGCGCCCGGTGAGCATAGGAGGGCGGGGCGTAGGGGTCGGGGCCCGGGTGCCTGGCGGGCAGGGCGGGCGGCGGCGGTGGGAGCAGCTGCTGCGCCTCCTCGTGCGCGCGGTTGCAGCGGTTGTCGCGCTCGGCCTCCTGGCGACAGTGGCCGGCGCGCGGGCGGCCCTTCCAGAGCAGGTGTCCCAGCTCGGCCACGCTGAGCAGCGCCGAGAGCAGCCCCACGGCGAAGTAGAAGATCACGAAGACGGTCTTTTCGGTGGGCCGGCTCACGAAGCAGTCCACCGTGTGTGGGCACGGGGCACCGGCGCACACGAAGTGCGGGGCCACGCGGAAGCCGTAGAGCAACGCCTGGCCCGCCAGGAAGGCCAGCTCGGCCAGCAGGCGCAGCGCCACGCTCAGCAGGTAGCAGCGGCGCGCGCGGCGGCCCCCCGGGCGCCCCGGGGTCCCCAGCGACCCTGCCCCGCCGGCCGCGCCGCCCGGCTCCTTGCTGGCCCGGTGCACAGAGTAGATGACGAAGAGCACCGGGGGCGCCGACAGCAGCAGGATGTGGAAGAGCCAGAAGCG
This window encodes:
- the GJD3 gene encoding gap junction delta-3 protein, with the protein product MGEWAFLGSLLDAVQLQSPLVGRLWLVVMLIFRILVLATVGGAVFEDEQEEFVCNTLQPGCRQTCYDRAFPVSHYRFWLFHILLLSAPPVLFVIYSVHRASKEPGGAAGGAGSLGTPGRPGGRRARRCYLLSVALRLLAELAFLAGQALLYGFRVAPHFVCAGAPCPHTVDCFVSRPTEKTVFVIFYFAVGLLSALLSVAELGHLLWKGRPRAGHCRQEAERDNRCNRAHEEAQQLLPPPPPALPARHPGPDPYAPPSYAHRAPTCDSEGGSGRSKASLATVRQDLAI